The sequence below is a genomic window from Sorangiineae bacterium MSr12523.
TTCTTCGACACCGTCGAGGCGGTAACTCGGGAGCGCCTCGATTTCCTTCAGCGCAACGGGCCGCCCTTCGACGGAGTCCTGCGCGAGCCACACCCGAGCGGTACCTCCGCTCCCCAAGAGCTTTTCCACGCGGTACCTACCGTCCACGATGTTTCCCGGCTGCAGAAACGTGGTGGGCGTAGCTCTGCGCGGAAGGTGCGCGTCGCTCCGAATCATGAGCGACTCGGTGCGAAGCATGGCCGGATCGCTCGTGACGCCATGAGCTGGGTCCCCAGGCAGACTCACGTTCGAGACTACTGCTTCAGGACCGACCCCTCGCGACGCCACGAGCCCAGTCTAGCATCGCATCATTGACTCAGTGCGCCGCATCCCACTTCAGGTGTGGCAACCTTCCGTGGCCTCCTTCTCGCTTGCACTTGAGTTGTAAGTTGCCAGCCAAACCGGCCGCCGATATCAAAATAAACGAATTGTCGTATATGGAGTTCCATATCCAAATAGCGTTCACGACTAAGTGCATATCGGACGATTCGATGCGACTGCCAAACGGCGGCCAGCGCCGGCGGCAACGAGCCTCGTCATGGATCGAATCTCGCGCCCCCTAGCGAGCCCGGGCACACTTGCTTGTGTCCGTCACACAATCGGCGAATGTATGAACAATTTCGATTACATTGCACATGCTGGCGCGTTCCGGAGAAGGATTGGCGCCTGAAGCACATCCCGGTAGAATCCTGACAGGGGCTTAGGGGTGAGGGTGGACGGTGGAAAACAACCGGGCGTTGGAGCAAGGGACTTGAGCTCCCTTGGCTATGCCTTTGGCGATTTCCGCTTCGATCCCACGCCGCGCACGTTGCTGTTGGCCGACGAGCCCGTTCGCCTCGGAACCCGTGCCTTCGACATCCTTCGGGTGTTGCTCGAACACGCTGGCACCGTCGTGACCGCCGACGAACTGATGGCCCGCGTATGGCCGGACGTCGTCGTCGACGAGACGAATCTGCGCGTTCAAATCGGGATTCTTCGCAAGGTGCTCGCCCGCGGAGAGCAAGGACCGCGCGCCATCGAGACGGTGCCTCGGGGCTACCGGTTTACGCTGCCCGTCTCGCCATGGGACAGCTCGCTCGCCGAGCCTCCGTCCAGCGAGCTTGCCACGCACAATCTGCCCGCCCTGCTCGCGACCACCATAGGGCGCACGGAAACGATCACGCTGCTCACGGACACGCTGGCCGAGCAGCGCCTGGTCACCGTCACGGGGCCGGGTGGCATCGGCAAAACGACCGTGGCCATCGCGGTGGCCCACCGGTGTCTGCCGCGCTTTTCGCACGGAGTCTGCTTCGTCGACTTCTCGGCGCTTTCCGATGCGCAGTTCGTGGCCAGCGCGATCGCCTCGGCGCTCGGCATCGGCGTGCTGGCGAACGATCCCCTTGCCGGCTTGCTTTCCTATCTGCGTGGGAAGCAGATGCTCCTTCTCCTGGACACATGCGAGCACGTCGTGGAGTCCGTCTCACGGCTCGTGGAGGCATTGCTCTCGCATCTTCCGGAGCTCCGCATTCTCGCGACCAGCCGCGAAGTCCTGCGCGCAACCGGAGAATGGGCGCATCGGCTTCGGCCCCTGTCCCACCCGTCCCACACCGACGGGTTGAACGCGACCGACGCGCTCGCGTATCCCGCGGTGGACCTATTCGTCCAGCGTGCGCGGGCAGGCGTCAATCGATTCGAGCTGCAAGATGACGACGCGGCCATCGTCGCGGCGATCTGCCGCCGGCTCGACGGGATGCCGCTCGCCATCGAGTTTGCAGCGGCCAGGGTCGGGGAACTCGGCCTGCGCGAGATCGCGGCCCGACTGGACGACCGATTCGGCGTGCTGGTCCAAGGCCGGCGAACGGCCCTTCCGCGGCACAAGACGCTCGCGGCGACCTTGGACTGGAGCTACCACCTGCTGCCGCCCGAGGAGCAGACGATGCTGGAGCAGCTCTCCGTCTTTCGGGGCGCGTTCACCGCAGACGCGGCCGTCGCCGTGGCAGGCATCGCCGACGAACAAAGCGAAGAAGCGGCGCGATTGGACGCGCTGACGTGCCTCTCCAATCTTTTTGCCAAGTCGTTGGTGACGGCCGATATCGGCGCGGAAGTACCGCTTTATCGATTGCTCGATACGACCCGCGCATTTGCCGCTGAAAAACTCGCCGCCGCGGGCGATGGCGAATCGGAGGCGGTCGCGTGGCGCCATGCGAGGTATGTACTTTCCGCCCTTCGGGCTGCGGAGCTCGAATGGGAGGGCTCGGACCCCAAGCTCTGGGCCGACCGCCATCGATACTTGATCGACGATCTTCGCGGCGCGCTCAATTGGGCCACCTCCGTGACCGGCGATGATGTCCTCAGTGCAAAGCTCATCGCAGATTCTTCGCTGCTTTGGATTTCGCTTTCACTGCTCGACGAATACAGACGCCGCTTGGAAAGCATCTTCGAGCGGCTCACGGCGGGGACCGTCTACATCGATCCCGCCATTTCGATTCGCCTCTGGGACGTGTTCGGGCACACCATATTGCATACGACCGGCAACATGGAGACCGCCACCATAGCCTTTCGCGCAGCGCTCGAAGCCGCGCAGCGAGTAGGTCTCGTCGATGCGGAGCTCCGGGTGCTCTGGGGATTGCACGTTTGCCTCACGCACAACGGTGAGTATCGGGAGTCCCTTGCGACATTGAATCGATTCGGCTCCGTGGCCGCGAAGCTCGATGATCCGGGGGCCTCGCTCACCTACCGGAGAATGGCCGCTCTCGTGTATCATTACGCGGGAGACCAGGCGGCAGCGCGCATCCACACGGAGCACTTGCTCGCGCATGCGAGCAATCCGGCATGCAAAGTTCGCCATCGCGGGGTCCAACACGATGTGCGCGCCGGGGCTCGAAAGATGCTCGCGCTCATTCTCTGGCTACAAGGCTTTCCCGAGCAGGCGCGCGCACGCGTTCTCGAATCGGTCGAGCTTTCGCGGTCCCTCGGTCAGGCCATTCCATTGTGCTTCTCCCTGGCCATTGGCGCCATTCCCATCGCATTCTGGATGGGTGACCGTGCGGCTGCCGAAGAATTCACGGCGTCGCTTCTCACGTGCTCTCTGGAGCATTCGATGTCCATGTGGCAGACGTACGCGGAAAGCTATCAAGCCATCTTGCAGGGAAATGCGGATACGCTTCCCGAGCCGCACGTGGGGATGCATCTTTTGGAAATCATGGCGACGGTGGACCCATCTCACGCGAGCGAAGCCGTCCTCGCGCGGGCGGATGAAGGTCGCGCCGGATGGTGTGCGCCCGAGCTGCTCCGCATCCGTGCCTCGCGCATTCTCGAGCAAGGCGGTGCAGAGCGGGAATCCAAGGCCGAGGCCATACTCCACACGTCACTCGACATCGCGCGGCGGCAGCAGGCCTTGTCCTGGGAGCTCCGAACGGCAACGACACTTGCGGAGTTATGGCATCGTCAGGGCCGGAGCGCCGAGGCGTATGCGCTGCTCTCCGCGGTTCATGGGCGTTTCACCGAAGGCTTCGAAACGGCCGACTTGATTCGCGCCGCCTCCGTTCTTCGGGATGCCTCTCGTTCGTAGATATCCCGTCAGAGCTTTCGGAAGTACGCGTGTCCCTTCCAATTGGCCCATAAAGGCTCGACCTTTTCGGGTTTGTCGGCGAAAAATTCGTCACAGGCTCTTTTGACACCGGGATACGGGTTGACCACGCCCGGTTGAAGGCGCTCGTCGACATAGTCGTCGATGACCACGATGGCATTTCTGGCCAGCCGAGGGTAGACCTCCCGCAAACTCACTTGGATCGATGAATACAAATCGCCATCGAGGTGCGCAAAGGCCACTTCGGCGGGCAACTGGCTGCGCAATGTGTCATCGAACCACCCTGCGACGATGTTCGGCGGCTCGAGCTCCATGCGTACGAAGTTCTCGATGAGCGACTGCTGGGTGGCGGCCATCATGCCCGCGTGGGTAAACTCCCCATCCTCCGGGCAAGGCGCGGGCAGCCCCTCGAAGGAGTCGAAGACCCACAATGGCTTGGTGGACTGGAACGAGGCCATCGTCATCTTCATGAGAAGCGCCGTGATCCCCTCGTGGCATCCCAGCTCCACCACGTGCCCGGGCACATCGAGCAAGAGAACTTGCGAGAGCAGGTGCTGAATGTTGTTGCTCTGCTCCACATTGGCCATGAGACCGCGAACGACGTTCTCCCGCGCGATGAAGGGATACGCGTCTTTGACCCCGAACTTGGCATTGAGCGGGTCGAAGGCGAATGACACCTTGAAAAGCGGATTCGACCGATTTGCGGCCTTCATCAGGCCAGCGATCACGGCGAGGGTCGCTTCGGGCAGCTCCCGCGCGAAATCGGACAATTGTTCGTTCAGGTAGAAGCCGTGGCGCTGGCAAGCCTTTTTCTTGTCGCCATCGAGCTGCGCATACCAGGCCGTAAAGCCTTCGAGAATTCGACGAAACGTGCCAATGGGATCGGGTTCGAGCAACTTTCGAATCGCATTCATGGCGCAACTCTTTCTTCATCGCTCGGAACGAGCAAAACGTAGGCCGAAGAGCTCAATGGATCCTGCAAAGACACGGGGCTCGGGCGCCCTACCCGCTTCGATTCCTCGCCGAGGTAGCGGGTATCCTGCGCCTTCCATCCATGCTGGTGGAAGAAGCCGAACCAATCGTCGGGCACGAACTGAATGGGCGTCTTCTTCAGCAGGCGTAGGACGCTTCCTCGCCGCACGTAGCTTCCCGCGGCGGGGGCAAGGTAGTCGTTGATCCAATATCGAAACGACGGGCGCGCACGCAAATCCGCGGCGAGGAGGGCGACCTGCTCGGAGGTAAAGTACGGGGTGACCCCCTCGGTGAGAACGAGCACCTTGCTCGACGCCGCGGCCACATCGTCGAAAAGGCGGGTACGGGCGCCCCTGTCGGAGATGTCGAGCTTGACCCGTTCGAGCCGGCAACGCGGTATTTCGCCGCGAAGTCGCTCTTCTTTGAGGTCGACGATGTTCGAAAAGTCGACCTCGATCCATCGCAAGGTGGGCGGGAGATCCAATCGATAGGGACGCGTATCGAGGCCGGCCCCCAAGTTGAGGACCGTATCGACCCGCTGCTGCCCCACCTTTTCACGAACGAACAGGTCGATGATATGGGTGCGAATGACCACGGACCAAAAAGGACTTCCCAGCCCGAGGTATTTCAAGAAACGCGCGGCGCGCCGCGACTCTCGTCCGACGAGACGGCTTGCCAGCGGATCGCGAAACAGGGCATCGGGGCGCTCCGTTTCCATGGCGCGGAAGTTGGCAATCCAAAAAGCCGTTTTGGATACGGCCGGTGCCGGTCGAGAAAGAATCGGCGCGGCCGGAAGCCGCTCCTCGATGGTTCGAACGGCCGTGGCGATGCCGTCCTCGCGGCGCAGCGCCTCGCCCAGCTTCCTCGCACGCGTGCGGACGTCCTCGCTCTGGATGCCGCGCAGCGCCTGTCCGAGCCGCGTCGCGGTGAGCTGTTCGAAGGGCATGCACGTGCCGACACCCAAATCGGTGATGCGGCGGCCCCAAAAAGGCTGATCGTTGCAAAGGGGGAAGATGACCATGGGGAGCCCCGCGCGCAACGTGGCGGCGGTGGTCCCTGCCCCGCCGTGATGAACCGTCGCGCTGCATCGCTCGAAGAGCCAGTCGTGGTCCACGGAGCTCGTGATGAAGATGTTCTCGGGCACGCGAAGCGCGGCGATTTCCTGCTCCGTCCAATTGGCCCCGATGACGAACCGAATGCCCAATGTGTTGGCGACGTCGACGGCCAATCGCAACATCGCCGCTTTGTCGGTCACCGGTAGTCGCCAGTAGCCCAGGTAAACGGGAGGGCTTCCCGCCTCCAGCCAGCGCACGAGCTCCGGCGATGGATCGCCGCACGCGCGCATGCGCATGTCCTCCGGCATGGTCCAGTAGCCGGTCATGACGTTCGCGTCGCCCCAGTCGGACGGACGCGGCACGATGTGCGTGCTGTAGCAATGCAAGATCGGCACTCCGGCACGCCACAATCGCACCCGCATCGAGATGGACGTGGGAGGCAATCCGAGCTCGGCCCTCCAGCCGTTGACGATCTTTTTCTGCGTTTGCCAATAGACCGTTTCGAGGAGGGAGTGCGTGAGTCGATTCATCGTTCGCCCGGCCATCTTTCGCCCGTTGAACATCCGCTTGGCGAAGAATGGGCTGGGGAAGTCCGAATTCGGCAGCACCGGCATGGTGTAGCCAAGGATCAAAGGCACGCCGAGTTTTTCGGCAATGCAGGCGGCCGCATTTTCGATGACCAAGTTGCCGATGATGGCATCAGCGCCCTCGCTGGCGGCCAGGAGCTCGCGATTCATTCGAGGGCGGATCCGGCGATCCATGTCCGCCAGCATCTGCATCAACTTGAACGTGTTGCCCGCGCTGAGCCAGCGCACGCCCTCTTCCGATTGGAAAATTTCCTCGTAGTCGGCCGAAAGCGGAACGTGGCGCGCCCCGCTTTGGGCGACCATATCCGCGAAGCCTTGCGCGGCGGCGACACGAACGTCATGGCCTCGACGCTGCAGTGCGAGCGCCAGCGCGACGAAGGGTTGCACGTCGCCGCGGGTGCCCGATGCCAACAGGGTTATCTTCATGACAATCGCTCCGTGACGAATCCTGCGATCGCCTCGAGCCAGCGGCCGTCGACGCCGAGGGATCGCACGTCGTCGATGGCATCGTCGACGAGCGCCTCGGCCATCGCGCGGGACGCCTCGATGCCGTAAATCGCGGGATACGTCGTTTTTCCGGCGGCCGCGTCCCGTCCGACGGCCTTTCCGAGTTGCTCGGCCGTCGCCGACGCATCGAGGACGTCGTCCACGATCTGGAATGCCAGACCAATGCGTTCGCCATAGCGTCGTAGGACCGCAATGGTTGCATCGTCGACGCCTGCGACGATGCCGCCGGCCACCGTGGATGCGACGACGAGCGCGCTCGTTTTCGCGTGATGAATGAACATGACGCGATCCGCATCGCCCGCACGACCCTCGGATTCCAAGTCGATGACTTGACCGGCAATCAAACCTTGCACCGAACCAACGGCACGCCCAAGCTCCGCACTGATGCGCGCGGCCTGAGCAGATGACAGAGCGGCTGGCAGAACGTCGCACGCATTCGCGATCACGTGAAAGGCGAGCGCAATGAGCGCGTCGCCCGCGAGGATGGCCACGGCTTCACCGAATTCACGATGGCAGGTGGGACGGCCTCGCCGCACATCCGCATTGTCCATGGCCGGCAGATCGTCGTGAATCAAACTGGCCGCGTGAATCATTTCCATGGCGCACGCTACGGGCATCAGCGCCTGCGCGGGCGCTCCCAAGGCTTCCCCCGCAGCGAGCGTCAGAAGCGGCCGAATGCGTTTGCCCCCGGCAAAAAGACTATGACGTATGGCAGCGTGAATGGTAATCGGACGCACGTCGGCACGCGGAACGAGGCGGTCGAGTGCGACGTCGACCTCGCGGGCGCGACGCCGGAACTCCGCCATGATATCGGCGTTCGCACCGCCGCGGGCGCGAAGATGGGATACCGGCGCGGAAGCGTAGGATCGAGCGCTCGCAGGATCGCTCACGTCGGCCCCGGGCGCTTGGTTCGAGAGAGGGCGCGTGACATCTCGATGCCCGCGTCCATGCGCAGATCTTCGATGAATCCTTTGCCGAAAATAGGCTCGATGTGTTTCGACTCCGTCGAGTACCGAATGCATTCCGCATGGGAATACACGCACCCATGAATCATGAGCTCCAGACAGTGGATATACCGATCGAGGTGCGACCGATCGTGCTCCGGAAGCCCGAGGGTATCGTACAGCGCCGGCATTTCCGCTTTGACGGAGAGGAATTGCTGAACCTTTTCCTCGACCAGGGCGGCGGCCCTTTCCAAGGCTTGCTCCGGGGTGCGTCCCTCCGAGCGCTCGATCGCGAGGACGACGTTGACCTCTTGCTGCCGTCGGTCTTTCGGAAGGGAAAACACGTCGTTCTGCAGAATGACGATGTCCACGACACCTTGCCGCAACGTCTGAATCTGCCGAGTCCCGAACAAAGCCTCGGGCAGCTCGACCCCTTCCGCGACCTCGATGAGATCGAGCACGGCGTCCATGCCAATGTCGAACCGACGGATCTCGAATGCCGTTTGGGTATCGATGCCCTCGAGGCGATCGCGGTAGGTGGTCATGCGGAGTACACCGATGAAGAACCATTTCAAATGATTGCGAAATCGCGCCATCCAGGGCGCGGACATTTTCGGGGTAAGCCGTTCGAGAATGTTGGCAATCCCGTGTGCGGCCGCGTGTTGGGCCCGTTTTTCCGTATTCGGGGTCGGATAGAGCACACCGATCATGCTCTCGGTGATTCGTGCGACCATGTCCGGGCGGTTTCCGAGAGGCCCGGCGAATTGATCGTCGTAGAGGAAACCCCACGTCATCCAATCAGTGGCCAAGTCGAGGTCCTCCCCCCGAGCGGTGGGCAGGCAGTGTCCCGTGAGGCGTCCCCAGTTCCACGCCTCCAACCATTTCAGCGCGGCGTCGGTGGTGGCCAATCCCATTTCGCGGGCCCACGCGACACTATGACGTTGAGCCCGCTCGATGTCGGGACTGAGATCGCGTGGAAATGGGAAGCGGAATTCGATCGCTGCAGGCTGGGTCACCATCGATGCTCTCCTCTAATTCGCTTGGCTGGCGCGCCCTCGAGACACGGTGGTCATGAGCACGCGGTTGGGTCGCAGCACCGCGCGAGGAACCTCGCGCACACGGTGGCCAGGCACGGGAACGAGTCGCCATGCCGATGCAATGGTGGCCACGGCAATCAGCATTTCCGTGCGGGCAAACACGTCGCCAATGCACTTGTGCTTCCCGTCCCCGAAGGGCGTGAAGGCATGGCGCTGCAGTTCTTTGGCTCGCTCGGGATGCCATCGTTCAGGGTCGAAACGCAGGGGATCCGGGTAGATCGATGGATCGCGATGGAACATGAGCGGGCTGACGAGAACCTCCGCCCCCGCGGGCAGGTGCGTGCCGCCCAAATCGATCGCATGGATGGCGCGCCGCATGAGCAGCCAGGCGACGGGATAGCGGCGCAGCGTTTCGGAAACGACGCGTTGCAGGTACGGCAGACGCGGCAGGTCTTCCCCGGTGACGGGTCGGCCGTCGAGCACGGCGTCGATTTCGGCGTGGAGTTGCGCTTCCACTTGGGGATTTGCGCCCAATTCGTGAAAGAGCCACGTCATCGACGTTGCCGTGGTTTCCGATCCGGCGACGAACAGACCCGCGATCTCGATGCGGAGCTGCTCGTCACTCATGGCTTTTCCGGTGTCCGCGTCTTGAGCGGAGAGGAGGGCCGACAGCAGATCGCCACGGTCATTTTCGTCCGCACGCCTGGACTCGATGAAAGATCCGATGATGGCTTCGAATCGTGCTCGTTTTCGCGCGAAATCTCGATTGCTCGGCGTGGGGAGCATTTCGAAGAAGCGCCCGGGAAATAGTGTATTGCGACTGACCCACGCATTGGCTGCATCGATGTAGGCACCAATCTCCGCAGCCGTACTTTCACGGGTATTCGCGCCGAAAAGGGTTCGCGTCACCGTGTTGAGGGCCAGACGGTGCATCTGTTCGCGCAAGGAAATGCGCGACCCGGACGACCAACCGGCCATCTGTGCGATGGCTTGCTGGCGCATCGTATCCATGTAGCCACGAATGCGTTCGCGATGAAATCCCGGCTGCAGCATGCTTCGTTGCTGCCGATGGAAATCGCCATTGGAAACGATGACCCCTTTCCCGATGGCCCCTGTCGCTTTGTCGAAAACGCGGCCTCTTTCGAAGCTTCGGGCGTTCGTGACCAATACTTGGTGAATCAGCTCCGAGGAGGTGACCACGAACAAAGGAGAGGGTCCGATCCGGATCTGGACCACGTCCCCGAGGGCGCGCAACGACTGCAAATACGCGAGAGGATCGCGCAGCAGCCGGAGACCATGGCCGAACAGAGGCAGTCCACCCGGCGCCTCGGCGGCGAGGATGGGCGACGATATGACGTTATTCATCGGCTCGGGCGCCCCTAGCCGCCCATGGTATGCCTTCTATCCGATGCGTCCCAAATTGCAAACCAAAGTTCACCTGGAAATCAAGAACAGCAAAATGGGATGACGCGGATGACCCCCCGAGCATTCGGTCGACCACTGGACATGAAGTGGTATTGCGAAAGATCTACGACGCGTTGCTGCAGCCAAAACATGCAGCGAACGCGATCGAGCGGCCGCAAAAGCGCATAATACCACTTGTAGTCCAGTGAGCGAACCTGGCGACCGGCCCATTTCGTCCGAATGACCATCGGTGTGCGGCATAAGAGCGAAGCACGAATTGGAAACCGGTTACCATATTCGACCATCGCCACGGTTATCGCGATGGTGCGCTATCCAGGAAACGTTGTACGAGCAAGAAGTGATATCATTGTATCAAGTACGGATTTGCTTCTCATCGTGGTCGGTCGACGGTGATTGGGATCGGGGGCGTCCGCTGGAGTAGCCATTCGGGGAGCACGGCCATGGGTGACGAGGTCGTCATGACGGTGGGCCGGCTGCCATGAAATGGAGCACTCGCTCCGCATCGTATGGCGAGTAGCGTTGGCATCCATGCGGCAATTCGAAGAGCACGGCATGACGTCGACCGGGCGTTTGCATCTTTCATATTTCGACCGTTCGCTACCAAACGAAATTCGCGAGGGCTCGCGCAAAAGAGTGCACGGATGCGGGTGCCGGCACTATTCACGTTGTTCCTACGCAGCGTCGTCGCTCTCGCGTCGTGAGGTTTCTCATGCGAATCGTTCCCCTCGTTGTTCCTGTCGTTGCCGTAAGCCTCGTCGGAGCGTGCGCACAATCGTCGCCACCGAAAGCTGCTGCACCCGTCGAGGCAACTGCGGCCGCCCGGGAGAGTGCGCCTGCAGCTGCCCCCGTCCCTGTCGCCGCTGCCCAGCCCGTCGACGAACACGATCCGCGCGTGGCGCTGAAACGGCGTTTCGAGGGTGAGACGCCGATGATGGCCGACTTGAGTGAATTGTGCGACAACATTGGCGGACGCATCACCGGGAGTCCCGCCGCCAATCGCGCGGTGAAATGGGCGACGCAAAAGTTCCGGGCCATGGGAATCGAAACCGTGCGCACGGAGAAATTCCGTGCACCCTTCTTGTGGCTGCCAGAACGAGCCGAGGTGCTCGAGACGGCACCGGATACCTTTGCCATCGACGCCGTCGCCTCCCCTGGAACCATCTCGCTGCCGTCGGTCGAGGCGCCGTTGCTCGATGTTGGCGACGGAACACTGGAAGCCCTGGCGAAGCTCGGCCCCAAGGCGGCCGGCGCGTTTCTACTGCTGCGCACCCACGAGGCGAAGACGCTGGACGATCTCTTCTCCGAGTACGTCCGCACGCATCCGCTCATGGAAGCTGCCACGCGCGCGCACGTCGCCGGATTGATCATCCAGTCCGCCGAGCCGCACGGGCTTTTCTACGAGCATCGAATGGGATTCGGTTCGAAGCCGCTGACACCGGCGGCGGTCCTCGTATCCCGCGAACAGGGCGCGCGTCTTGCGCGCTTGCTCCAGCGATCGCAAGTTCGATTGCGGGTCAAAGTGACCAATCGCATCGGGCCTAGTTTCGAGTCCGAAAACGTCATCGCCGAGGTGCGCGGCTCCGAGGTGCCGGACGAAGTGGTCATTCTCGGGGCGCACCTCGATAGCTGGGCGCTCGGCACCGGCGCAGAAGACAATGGGGTCAATTCTACTTTGGTGCTCGACGTCGCACGCGCATTGCGCGAATTGAAGCTCGTCCCCCGCCGCACGGTCCGCTTTGCCCTTTTTACCGGCGAAGAGCAAGCGATGTGGGGCTCTTCGGGCTACGTCGCCCGCCACAAGGACGAAATGGCCAAGCACGTCGCCTCGATCACATTCGACTTGGGTTCCGGCCGCACCTCCGGTTTCGTGCTGAACGGCCGCCCGGAGCTACGCGCACCGGTGCGCGAAGCGCTGTCCGTCTTCCCCGAATTCACGGCCGATTCACATGTCGTGGACAGTGTCTTCATTACCGACAGCTTGCCATTCATGCTGAGCGGAGTTTCCAATCTCGTCGCCATTCAGGACGACAAGCCGTACTTGCCCGTCTTTCATTCATCATCCGACGTATTCGACAACGTCAACGCCAAAGAAGCCAAACGCAACGCCGCCATCGCCGCCGTGTTGACCTGGTCGCTCGCCAACACGCGCGAAGCGCTCCCCGGACAACTAACGCGCGCCGAGGTGGAGCAAATTCTCGTGAAGACGAAAACGGTCGACGAATTGAAGGCCTTCCAGCTCTGGGACGATTGGCAACAACACCGCCTCGGGTTTCCCGCCGAGGGAAAGTAGCGCTACCCCGGCCCCTTGCCCGAGGGTTAGGCGCGTACGAGGGTGACGGAGATCCCGAGCATCATCGTGGCAATCGCGGCGTCGATCACGCGCCAGACTACGCGGCGGGCGAGCATGGGGGCGAGCTTTCGAGCTCCCAGGCCGAGGGCCGTGAACCAGACCAGGCTGGCCGTGGCTGCCCCCGCACCGAAGACCCATCGGTGCGGCTGTTGGTTCGCAATGGCCCCGAGCAACAGCACGGTATCGATGTACACGTGGGGGTTGAGGTAGGTGAACGCGAGGCACGTCAGCAGAGTAGCGCCAAGGCGGGAAGGGCCGGCCTGTGCTGCGGTGAGCTCGCCGGGGCGCCAGGCGCGTTTGGCGGCCAGAAATGCGTAGCCAGCGAGGAATGCGGCCCCCGCCCACCGGACGGCGGTGACGACATCGGGGTGTGCCTGCACGAGGGCTCCAAGTCCTGCGATGCCGGCGGCGATCAGCAGTGCATCGGAGGCGGCACATACCGCCACGACGGGCAGCACGTGTTCACGACGCAGACCTTGCTTGAGTACGAACGCGTTCTGCGCGCCAATGGCCACGATGAGAGCGAACGATGAGCTGAAACCGGCGACGGCGGAAGCGATCATGGCGTCGAAACCTAGGCCGGCGCCCGACAACAATCCAACTAATGTTCCTAAAGTAACATTAGGATAGCTTCACATGAAGTTCGACGCTCAGCAACTCGCTACGTTTGCCGCCGTGGTCCACGAAGGCAGCTTCGACGCGGCGGCACGCGCACTGCGCATCACGCCGAGTGCGGTCAGCCAGCGAATCAAAGCGCTGGAGGAAATGGCCGGCCAGATTCTCGTCAAGCGGGCCAAGCCGTGCCGGGCGACCACGGCCGGCGGGCCCCTACTGCGTCTCGCCGGGCAGATTGCCCTGCTCGAACAAGAAGCCATCGAGCACACGGCGGCCGCGATGACCGCCACCATCGTGGTGAATTCGGATTCGCTGGCGACGTGGTTTCTCCCCGCGCTGAAAGGGCTGCC
It includes:
- a CDS encoding terpene synthase, encoding MVTQPAAIEFRFPFPRDLSPDIERAQRHSVAWAREMGLATTDAALKWLEAWNWGRLTGHCLPTARGEDLDLATDWMTWGFLYDDQFAGPLGNRPDMVARITESMIGVLYPTPNTEKRAQHAAAHGIANILERLTPKMSAPWMARFRNHLKWFFIGVLRMTTYRDRLEGIDTQTAFEIRRFDIGMDAVLDLIEVAEGVELPEALFGTRQIQTLRQGVVDIVILQNDVFSLPKDRRQQEVNVVLAIERSEGRTPEQALERAAALVEEKVQQFLSVKAEMPALYDTLGLPEHDRSHLDRYIHCLELMIHGCVYSHAECIRYSTESKHIEPIFGKGFIEDLRMDAGIEMSRALSRTKRPGPT
- a CDS encoding cytochrome P450, encoding MNNVISSPILAAEAPGGLPLFGHGLRLLRDPLAYLQSLRALGDVVQIRIGPSPLFVVTSSELIHQVLVTNARSFERGRVFDKATGAIGKGVIVSNGDFHRQQRSMLQPGFHRERIRGYMDTMRQQAIAQMAGWSSGSRISLREQMHRLALNTVTRTLFGANTRESTAAEIGAYIDAANAWVSRNTLFPGRFFEMLPTPSNRDFARKRARFEAIIGSFIESRRADENDRGDLLSALLSAQDADTGKAMSDEQLRIEIAGLFVAGSETTATSMTWLFHELGANPQVEAQLHAEIDAVLDGRPVTGEDLPRLPYLQRVVSETLRRYPVAWLLMRRAIHAIDLGGTHLPAGAEVLVSPLMFHRDPSIYPDPLRFDPERWHPERAKELQRHAFTPFGDGKHKCIGDVFARTEMLIAVATIASAWRLVPVPGHRVREVPRAVLRPNRVLMTTVSRGRASQAN
- a CDS encoding M28 family peptidase, whose protein sequence is MRIVPLVVPVVAVSLVGACAQSSPPKAAAPVEATAAARESAPAAAPVPVAAAQPVDEHDPRVALKRRFEGETPMMADLSELCDNIGGRITGSPAANRAVKWATQKFRAMGIETVRTEKFRAPFLWLPERAEVLETAPDTFAIDAVASPGTISLPSVEAPLLDVGDGTLEALAKLGPKAAGAFLLLRTHEAKTLDDLFSEYVRTHPLMEAATRAHVAGLIIQSAEPHGLFYEHRMGFGSKPLTPAAVLVSREQGARLARLLQRSQVRLRVKVTNRIGPSFESENVIAEVRGSEVPDEVVILGAHLDSWALGTGAEDNGVNSTLVLDVARALRELKLVPRRTVRFALFTGEEQAMWGSSGYVARHKDEMAKHVASITFDLGSGRTSGFVLNGRPELRAPVREALSVFPEFTADSHVVDSVFITDSLPFMLSGVSNLVAIQDDKPYLPVFHSSSDVFDNVNAKEAKRNAAIAAVLTWSLANTREALPGQLTRAEVEQILVKTKTVDELKAFQLWDDWQQHRLGFPAEGK
- a CDS encoding LysE/ArgO family amino acid transporter, producing the protein MIASAVAGFSSSFALIVAIGAQNAFVLKQGLRREHVLPVVAVCAASDALLIAAGIAGLGALVQAHPDVVTAVRWAGAAFLAGYAFLAAKRAWRPGELTAAQAGPSRLGATLLTCLAFTYLNPHVYIDTVLLLGAIANQQPHRWVFGAGAATASLVWFTALGLGARKLAPMLARRVVWRVIDAAIATMMLGISVTLVRA